The sequence below is a genomic window from Inediibacterium massiliense.
AATACTTTTAGAAAAAAATCCAGATACAATTGTATTTGATATTCGCGATGAAGATGAATATTTAGAGGGACATCTCCCTAATGCTACACAACTTACTTATAAAGAACTTAAAAAAAAATTAGACTATTATAATCCAGACAATATTTACATGATCTACGGAGAAAGTGATAAAAAAAGTGAAAAGGCTGCAGAAGTTATGGCTAATAATGGTTTCTCAAAGATTTATATGCTCAATGGAGGCATGCAAGATTGGCCATATGAAATTGAATAATATAAAAATCGCATGTTCCTTATAAGAACATGCGATTTTTATATTGAAATTTATTGAGGAGGTATTGTTTTATTAGGTGGAACAACTGCATTTCCTGTTTTGGCATCAATATGCAATATCCAGTACCCATAATCTCCCTTTTCTGCTTTCTTATCTTCTAGAGAATGCCAGTAAACAAATCCTGTTTTTCCTTCGTAGGGCTGTTCATTTTTTATAAATCTTCCTGGAACGCCATATAAATAGTAAGCCACTTCTCCTTTTTCATTTTTCATAATTCCAAAAATATAATGTTTATATTTATAAATTGAAGGAGGACATGCTGACGTATAAGGTGTATAAGGTATATAAGTATACATATAATTGGTATATCCATAAAAAGGAAGGAAATTTCTATATAACGTTTGTTGACTACAATCAATTTTCCACCATGTGCAGTTTTTCATATTCTTTTCAAAAGGCTCTACAATTGGATAATACTTCAATATGTTTTCTACATATCCACTCACCATTTTAAAATACTGTTGATAATACTCATAAGGATTTTTACAATCATAAGCTTTCATAGCATTAGATTCCTGAGCATACTCATTTTCTTCATATCTCCTAAACCCATTGATAATTCTTTGGTGGTAACTATACTCCTCAACCTTTTGTTTGTTCTCTTTATCATTATCTTGTGTATTTCTCATAATTTTTTCTTCCATTTCTTCTTTTTCTTCTTCCTGTAAATCTTTTGGATAGTCTTTGTTTTGAACTTCCTCTTTTTCTATCTCTTCACTCTCTTTATAGATTTCTTGATTTTGCTCTATTTTGATATCTTCCTTCTCTACTGTATCTTTCTTCTCTTCAATATCTTTCTTCTCTTCCTCAACCTCTTTTTGTTCTGTATCTTGCTTATAAAGATCTTCTTCTTTCGTTTCCACTTTTTCCTCTTTTACTATTGTTTCCTCTTTTACTTTATCTATACTTTGAGTGGCAGGAGTCTTTTCTAGATCAGAAGATTTTTTTTGATTCTCTTCTACAACATGTTTAAAAGCTACTTTCTTTTTATCTATAAATCCTACTAAAGGGGTAGCTACTTCTTTTTCTATTTCTCTTGGCTTTGCCATAATTGCAATAACATTAAAATCCGTAATAGAATGACCTTTTCCATCTACATTGTCAGGATCAAACTTCCAACTTAGTTCTCCCTTTCCATCTTGATCCATCATAAATGTTCC
It includes:
- a CDS encoding rhodanese-like domain-containing protein; the protein is MLKILILKRRTLYIALVLLIILLIGIVFFTLSGSDETFLDSERVKYNYKKVSFEQAKILLEKNPDTIVFDIRDEDEYLEGHLPNATQLTYKELKKKLDYYNPDNIYMIYGESDKKSEKAAEVMANNGFSKIYMLNGGMQDWPYEIE